The Candidatus Methylomirabilota bacterium genome includes a window with the following:
- a CDS encoding MBL fold metallo-hydrolase, whose product MSWIDPAFPRTATVSALVGRVLGLNPGMMTGPGTNTYLVGRRDPILIDTGAGVADYLPLMERYLGERGFSQPSRVILTHRHRDHMGGVGQLRGRFRGLRVAKMIHKDSGLPEPMDDLRDGQKVEGEGVTLMPIHTPGHASDHLCYYLVEEKAVFTGDVILGGSTTVIPSEDGDLGDYLASLRRLQRLDVRRIYPAHGPVIADAPAKIQEYIDHRMLRERQILAALGDGLTTIPAMVERIYAEVPKALHAMAAMSVESHLKKLKREGRVSETIVKDAPSRWEIA is encoded by the coding sequence GTGAGCTGGATCGATCCGGCGTTTCCGAGGACGGCGACCGTGTCCGCGCTGGTGGGGCGCGTGCTCGGCCTCAACCCCGGCATGATGACGGGGCCGGGCACCAACACCTACCTCGTCGGCCGGCGCGACCCGATCCTGATCGACACGGGCGCGGGCGTGGCCGACTACCTGCCGCTCATGGAGCGCTACCTCGGCGAGCGCGGCTTCAGCCAGCCCTCGCGCGTCATCCTCACGCACCGCCACCGCGACCACATGGGCGGCGTCGGCCAGCTCCGCGGGCGCTTCCGCGGCCTCCGCGTGGCGAAGATGATCCACAAGGACAGCGGGCTCCCCGAGCCGATGGACGACCTGCGCGACGGCCAGAAGGTCGAGGGCGAGGGCGTGACGCTGATGCCGATCCACACGCCCGGCCACGCCTCCGACCACCTCTGCTACTACCTCGTCGAGGAGAAGGCCGTCTTCACCGGCGACGTGATCCTCGGCGGCTCGACGACGGTCATCCCGTCGGAGGACGGCGACCTCGGCGACTATCTCGCCTCGCTCCGGCGTCTCCAGCGGCTCGACGTCCGCCGCATCTACCCGGCGCACGGTCCCGTCATCGCGGACGCGCCGGCGAAGATCCAGGAGTACATCGACCACCGGATGCTGCGCGAGCGGCAGATCCTCGCGGCGCTGGGGGACGGGCTCACGACGATCCCCGCGATGGTGGAGCGGATCTACGCCGAGGTGCCGAAGGCGCTCCACGCGATGGCCGCGATGTCGGTCGAGTCCCACTTGAAGAAGCTGAAGCGCGAGGGGCGGGTGAGCGAGACCATCGTGAAGGACGCGCCCTCGCGCTGGGAGATCGCCTAG